One window of Buchnera aphidicola (Periphyllus acericola) genomic DNA carries:
- the leuA gene encoding 2-isopropylmalate synthase, translated as MKEKIIIFDTTLRDGEQSLQASLNTKEKVRIALALDKMKIDIIEAGFPISSPGDFKSVQEICKIVKNSTICSLARCVEKDIKIAAKAMSKLENFRIHLFLGTSKLHIESKLKKNFKEIQEMAIKSIKIAKKYTNDIEFSCEDAGRTNIDELCNIVESLIKNGVTTINIPDTVGYTLPNEFKKIISKLYKRVPNIDKAIISVHCHNDLGMAVGNSISAIQAGAKQIEGTMIGIGERAGNAALEEIIMAIKTRKKLLNFYTSINHKKIYQTSKIVSKICKISIPINKAIIGKNAFSHSSGIHQDGVIKNKKNYEIMVPKDIGLKRKKLNLTSRSGKAAVKQRMKEIGYLEKSYNLKKLYKKFLELADKKGQIFDYDLESLAFIKNYNMKKKYFKLKNLKIFSEISGKTIIFLKILCRNKIKKIKIKTKNDQIYGINKAFNKILFIKTSLKKFKIKYKKKNNTTSVKINIFIEYKNKKFYEENTGSNVIKTYIKTIIKIFNNIWKFKKNRKKIQKK; from the coding sequence ATGAAAGAAAAAATTATTATATTTGATACAACACTTCGAGATGGAGAACAATCTTTACAAGCAAGTTTAAATACAAAAGAAAAAGTACGAATTGCTTTAGCTTTAGATAAAATGAAAATTGATATAATTGAAGCAGGATTTCCTATATCTTCACCTGGAGATTTTAAATCAGTTCAGGAAATTTGTAAAATCGTAAAAAATAGTACAATATGTAGTCTAGCTAGATGCGTCGAAAAAGATATAAAAATTGCAGCAAAGGCAATGTCAAAATTAGAAAACTTTAGAATTCATTTATTTCTAGGAACTTCAAAATTACATATAGAATCTAAACTAAAAAAAAATTTTAAAGAAATTCAAGAAATGGCTATAAAATCAATAAAAATAGCAAAAAAATATACAAATGATATAGAATTTTCTTGTGAAGATGCAGGAAGAACTAACATTGATGAATTATGTAATATTGTAGAGTCTTTAATAAAAAATGGAGTAACAACAATTAATATTCCTGATACAGTAGGATATACATTACCAAATGAATTTAAAAAAATTATTTCAAAATTATATAAACGTGTACCAAATATTGATAAAGCGATAATTTCAGTACATTGTCATAATGATTTAGGAATGGCTGTAGGAAATTCTATTTCAGCTATACAAGCAGGTGCAAAACAAATTGAAGGTACAATGATTGGTATAGGTGAAAGAGCAGGAAATGCTGCATTAGAAGAAATAATTATGGCAATTAAAACAAGAAAAAAATTACTTAATTTCTATACAAGTATAAATCATAAAAAAATATATCAAACTAGTAAAATAGTTAGTAAAATTTGTAAAATTTCTATACCAATTAATAAAGCAATAATTGGAAAAAATGCGTTTTCTCATTCATCTGGAATTCATCAAGATGGAGTTATAAAAAATAAAAAAAATTATGAAATTATGGTTCCAAAAGATATAGGTTTAAAAAGAAAAAAACTTAATTTAACATCTCGTTCTGGAAAAGCAGCAGTAAAACAAAGAATGAAAGAAATAGGATACTTAGAAAAAAGTTATAATCTAAAAAAATTATATAAAAAATTTTTAGAATTAGCAGATAAAAAAGGACAAATTTTCGATTATGATTTAGAATCTCTTGCATTTATTAAAAATTATAATATGAAAAAAAAATATTTTAAACTAAAAAATTTAAAAATTTTTTCAGAAATTTCTGGAAAAACAATAATTTTTTTAAAAATCTTATGCAGAAATAAAATAAAAAAAATAAAAATAAAAACTAAAAATGATCAAATATATGGAATTAATAAAGCTTTTAACAAAATTCTTTTTATAAAAACCTCATTAAAAAAATTTAAAATAAAATATAAAAAAAAAAATAATACTACATCAGTCAAAATAAATATTTTTATTGAATATAAAAATAAAAAATTTTATGAAGAAAATACCGGTTCAAATGTTATTAAAACATATATTAAAACAATTATTAAAATATTTAATAATATTTGGAAATTTAAAAAAAATAGAAAAAAAATTCAAAAAAAATAA
- the leuD gene encoding 3-isopropylmalate dehydratase small subunit encodes MKKFNIHKGNIVPINIMNIDTDIIIPKQFLKKTDKLGFGKNLFHNWRFLDKKGKIINKKFILNINKYKKSSILITGKNFGCGSSREHAVWALMDYGFKTIISSKFSDIFYNNSINNNLLLIKLPEKTIQKIIFKIKKNTNKKCIINLVKKNIVLKKKVYKFSINESYRLKLLNGLDSIDLTLKYIKDILNYEKKNIPKFLKKRKLFS; translated from the coding sequence ATGAAAAAATTTAATATACATAAAGGTAATATAGTTCCTATAAATATTATGAATATTGATACAGATATTATAATACCTAAACAATTTTTAAAAAAAACAGATAAGTTAGGATTTGGAAAAAATCTTTTTCATAATTGGAGATTTTTAGATAAAAAAGGAAAAATTATTAATAAAAAATTTATTTTAAATATAAATAAATATAAAAAATCAAGTATTTTAATTACTGGAAAAAATTTTGGATGTGGATCTTCTAGAGAACATGCAGTATGGGCTCTTATGGATTATGGATTTAAAACAATTATTTCTTCAAAATTTTCAGATATTTTTTATAATAATAGTATTAATAATAATCTTTTACTAATAAAACTTCCAGAAAAAACTATACAAAAAATTATATTTAAAATTAAAAAAAATACAAATAAAAAATGTATTATTAATTTAGTTAAAAAAAATATTGTTTTAAAAAAAAAAGTTTATAAATTTTCCATTAATGAATCATATCGTTTAAAACTATTAAATGGGCTAGATTCTATTGATTTAACATTAAAATATATAAAAGATATTTTAAATTATGAAAAAAAAAATATACCAAAATTTCTTAAAAAAAGAAAATTATTTTCATAA